In Geotalea uraniireducens, one genomic interval encodes:
- a CDS encoding chemotaxis protein CheW, which yields MNAPTDRYLVFSLSGKKYALKLGQTGEVFEAVPTYPVPKVPAFLGEAINVHGRVVPVLNLGVVLRSGAPLDGDTIVVLDPQIADLALRVEGAISIISAADVAAEEAGDGGMIDRFLLYGGDRAAVLEPWKLLQYVEETLSNEMWRINGQDSYDRG from the coding sequence ATGAATGCACCGACGGACCGTTATCTTGTTTTTTCGCTCAGCGGGAAAAAATATGCCTTGAAACTGGGACAGACCGGCGAAGTTTTTGAAGCGGTTCCGACCTACCCGGTCCCGAAGGTGCCGGCATTTCTCGGTGAAGCGATCAATGTCCACGGGAGGGTCGTGCCGGTCCTCAATCTGGGAGTGGTGCTCCGGAGTGGTGCTCCCTTGGACGGCGACACCATCGTCGTCCTCGATCCCCAGATTGCCGACTTGGCGTTACGCGTCGAAGGGGCGATTTCGATTATCTCTGCTGCCGATGTGGCGGCAGAGGAGGCTGGTGATGGCGGTATGATCGACCGTTTCCTGCTCTATGGCGGCGATCGTGCGGCAGTGCTTGAACCCTGGAAGCTTTTGCAGTACGTTGAAGAAACCCTGTCCAATGAAATGTGGAGGATTAATGGCCAAGACAGTTATGATCGTGGATGA
- a CDS encoding Hsp20/alpha crystallin family protein gives MALSPKEPLDWLTLLQLQLDEVLDSVMRTGHGDRFGESDFVPPVDIYETSDAFAVEFELPGYDETDLSLRLCCNILIVEGIKREETGEGFSYIRLERQFGRFCRTVEVPPTMDLTAVKAWYRKGVLTVTFPRLSDRSKIIREIPIEQGEDI, from the coding sequence ATGGCGTTGAGCCCGAAAGAGCCTCTCGACTGGTTGACGCTCTTGCAGCTTCAACTCGATGAGGTACTTGATTCCGTTATGCGGACTGGGCATGGCGATCGCTTCGGCGAGAGCGATTTCGTGCCGCCGGTCGATATTTATGAGACGTCTGATGCCTTTGCTGTGGAGTTTGAGCTTCCCGGCTACGACGAAACGGACCTCTCTTTGAGGCTCTGCTGCAACATCCTGATTGTCGAGGGGATTAAGCGGGAAGAGACGGGTGAGGGATTCAGCTATATCCGTCTCGAACGGCAATTCGGCCGTTTTTGTCGGACCGTCGAGGTGCCGCCGACCATGGATCTGACGGCGGTGAAGGCTTGGTACCGAAAGGGAGTATTGACGGTAACCTTCCCCCGCCTGTCGGACCGGAGCAAGATTATTCGCGAGATCCCGATTGAACAAGGAGAAGATATATGA
- the lon gene encoding endopeptidase La → MTENKQDSKPDTKQEGEELKIPDILPLLPVRDVVVYPYMILPLFVGREISINAVDQALSRDRLIFLATQKEMGDEDPAPEGIYTVGTVAMIMRMLKLPDGRVKILVQGLAKGRIEEFVESKPYYSVRIERIVEPSPPEESLEVEALMRAAKEQLTQIVSLGKPISPEVMVIVENMQEPGSLADLIASNIGLKVEDAQRLLEIIDPLERLQKVNELLNKEHELLDMQAKIQSAAKEEMGKSQREYFLREQLRAIQQELGETDGRTEEINELRKAIEQAKMPPLVEKEALKQLGRLEQMHPDAAEAGMLRTYLDWLVELPWGVSTRDVLDIKRAKKILDEDHYYLEKIKDRILEFLAVRKLKKKMKGPILCFVGPPGVGKTSLGKSIARAMGRKFVRMSLGGMRDEAEIRGHRRTYVGALPGRIIQGLKQAGSNNPVFMLDELDKLGADFRGDPSSALLEVLDPEQNHMFSDHYINLPFNLSNVMFIATANQMDTIPGPLRDRMEVITLAGYTEEEKLEIAKRYLIPRQTSENGISEKQIAFTDEALKTIIAKYTREAGLRNLEREIGSVCRKVARKVAEGETKHFRITPALIGKLLGPARYLREVEMEKNEVGIVTGLAWTPVGGEVLFVEASIMKGKGGLTLTGYLGDVMKESVQAALSYIRSRAKELQLAEDFLNGADIHVHVPAGAIPKDGPSAGITMATALISALTKIPVRKDVAMTGEITLRGKVLPIGGLKEKMLAAIRAGIKKIVIPEQNLKDLEEIPKHILKKVSVVPAKVIDDVWSVALETFPPPPPASREEQPAKTKTPPRRGVGSARKGIVAGAKS, encoded by the coding sequence ATGACTGAAAATAAACAGGACAGCAAGCCGGATACCAAGCAGGAAGGCGAAGAGCTGAAGATTCCCGACATCCTGCCGCTGTTGCCGGTTCGGGATGTGGTGGTCTATCCGTACATGATCCTGCCGCTTTTCGTGGGGCGGGAAATTTCCATTAACGCGGTCGATCAGGCGCTTTCCCGGGACAGGCTCATCTTCCTGGCTACCCAGAAGGAAATGGGCGACGAAGACCCGGCACCGGAGGGTATCTACACCGTCGGAACAGTTGCCATGATCATGCGGATGTTAAAGCTGCCCGACGGCCGGGTAAAGATTCTCGTCCAGGGGTTGGCCAAGGGACGGATCGAGGAATTTGTCGAGTCGAAGCCGTACTATTCCGTGCGGATCGAGCGGATTGTCGAGCCTTCTCCCCCCGAAGAGTCTCTAGAGGTCGAAGCGTTGATGCGCGCCGCTAAGGAGCAGCTGACCCAGATCGTCTCGCTCGGCAAGCCGATCTCGCCCGAAGTAATGGTAATTGTAGAAAATATGCAGGAACCGGGCAGCCTAGCCGACCTGATTGCGAGCAATATCGGCCTTAAGGTGGAGGACGCCCAGCGACTGCTGGAAATCATCGACCCGCTCGAGCGGCTGCAGAAGGTCAATGAGCTGCTCAACAAGGAGCATGAACTCCTCGACATGCAGGCGAAGATCCAGTCGGCTGCCAAGGAAGAGATGGGCAAGAGTCAGCGGGAGTATTTCCTGCGGGAACAATTGCGGGCGATTCAGCAGGAGTTGGGGGAAACCGACGGCCGGACGGAAGAAATCAATGAACTGCGCAAGGCGATCGAGCAGGCGAAGATGCCGCCGCTGGTGGAAAAAGAGGCATTGAAACAGCTCGGCCGGTTGGAGCAGATGCATCCCGATGCCGCGGAGGCCGGTATGCTCCGCACCTATCTCGACTGGCTGGTAGAGCTGCCGTGGGGAGTATCAACCCGCGATGTGCTCGATATCAAACGGGCGAAAAAAATTCTCGATGAGGATCACTATTATCTGGAGAAGATCAAGGACCGCATTCTGGAGTTCCTGGCGGTCCGTAAGCTGAAGAAAAAAATGAAGGGTCCAATCCTTTGCTTTGTCGGCCCGCCGGGGGTGGGGAAGACATCGTTGGGGAAATCGATTGCCCGGGCAATGGGACGGAAGTTCGTGCGGATGTCCCTCGGCGGCATGCGTGACGAGGCGGAAATTCGCGGCCATCGGCGGACCTATGTCGGGGCCCTGCCGGGCAGGATAATCCAGGGGCTCAAACAGGCCGGTTCAAACAACCCGGTCTTCATGCTCGACGAGCTTGACAAGCTCGGTGCCGATTTCCGCGGCGACCCCTCGTCAGCTCTGCTTGAAGTACTCGATCCGGAACAGAACCACATGTTCTCGGATCACTATATCAACCTGCCGTTTAACCTGTCGAACGTGATGTTCATTGCCACGGCCAACCAGATGGACACGATTCCCGGGCCGCTCCGCGACCGGATGGAAGTGATCACTCTGGCCGGGTATACCGAAGAGGAGAAGCTCGAAATAGCCAAACGCTACCTGATTCCCCGACAGACCAGCGAGAACGGAATCAGCGAAAAACAGATCGCATTTACTGACGAAGCTCTCAAGACGATTATCGCCAAATACACCCGGGAAGCCGGCTTGCGGAACCTTGAACGGGAGATCGGCAGTGTCTGTCGCAAGGTAGCACGGAAAGTGGCCGAAGGGGAGACGAAGCATTTCCGGATTACTCCGGCTTTGATCGGTAAATTGCTCGGGCCGGCCCGCTATCTTCGGGAAGTCGAGATGGAGAAAAATGAAGTGGGGATAGTTACCGGCCTCGCCTGGACGCCGGTCGGGGGCGAGGTACTCTTCGTCGAGGCCAGCATCATGAAAGGGAAAGGGGGGCTGACACTCACTGGCTATCTGGGAGATGTCATGAAGGAATCGGTCCAGGCAGCCCTTTCCTACATCCGCTCCCGGGCGAAGGAACTGCAGCTGGCTGAAGACTTTCTGAATGGGGCTGATATCCATGTCCATGTGCCGGCAGGGGCGATTCCCAAAGACGGCCCGTCGGCGGGTATTACCATGGCGACGGCACTGATCTCGGCGCTGACGAAGATTCCCGTCCGCAAAGATGTCGCCATGACCGGCGAAATTACCTTGCGGGGCAAGGTTCTGCCGATCGGCGGCCTGAAGGAAAAAATGCTGGCGGCAATCCGGGCCGGGATCAAGAAAATCGTTATTCCCGAGCAAAACCTCAAGGATCTGGAAGAGATCCCGAAGCATATTCTCAAGAAAGTCAGTGTTGTCCCGGCCAAGGTTATCGATGATGTCTGGTCGGTAGCGTTGGAGACGTTCCCGCCACCGCCGCCGGCTTCCAGAGAGGAACAGCCGGCGAAGACGAAAACTCCGCCGCGTCGTGGCGTGGGGAGTGCGCGCAAGGGAATTGTCGCTGGGGCCAAGAGTTGA
- a CDS encoding CheR family methyltransferase, whose protein sequence is MNYQSLSVSLPEDFPSSFPEAALSRIREILKVSRNFDIGSYKDKYIKRRIAIRARATRCRTIDDYCELLFRNDGELDLLVKGLTIHVSQFFRNRSAFDKLEREILPVLFNRLRKEGRQSTTFWSVGCASGEEPYTLAMILAESFPAELKEFKVTLMATDINRDIIDVAKKGLYASDRLREVPDALRECYFAGAGERFCLRDDIRAMVDFAAADLFDSSSYVESDLVLCRNVLIYFERGEQERIIQRLANVLPTEGILVLGKAETLVGESRRRFTTVCPVERIYMKNRFSIY, encoded by the coding sequence ATGAACTATCAATCATTGTCGGTGTCGTTGCCGGAGGATTTCCCTTCAAGCTTTCCTGAAGCCGCTTTGAGCAGGATCAGGGAAATCTTGAAGGTGAGCCGGAATTTTGACATTGGGAGTTACAAGGATAAATACATAAAGCGCCGGATCGCCATTCGTGCCCGGGCGACCCGCTGCCGGACCATCGACGATTATTGCGAGTTGCTGTTCAGGAACGATGGTGAATTGGATCTGCTGGTCAAAGGGCTGACGATCCATGTCAGCCAGTTTTTTCGGAATCGTTCCGCGTTTGACAAGCTTGAGCGGGAGATCTTGCCGGTACTGTTCAACCGACTCCGCAAGGAGGGACGGCAGTCGACAACGTTCTGGAGTGTGGGATGCGCCAGCGGCGAAGAGCCGTATACCTTGGCAATGATCCTGGCGGAATCGTTTCCGGCCGAGTTGAAAGAATTCAAGGTCACCCTCATGGCGACCGATATAAATAGGGATATTATCGACGTTGCGAAGAAGGGGCTTTACGCCTCGGATCGACTGCGCGAGGTTCCGGATGCGCTGCGGGAATGCTATTTTGCCGGTGCCGGCGAGCGATTCTGCTTGCGGGACGATATTCGGGCTATGGTCGATTTTGCTGCCGCCGATTTGTTTGATTCGTCCTCGTACGTCGAGAGTGATCTGGTACTCTGCCGCAATGTGCTCATCTATTTCGAGCGAGGTGAGCAGGAACGAATTATCCAGCGGCTTGCCAATGTTCTTCCCACCGAAGGCATCCTGGTTCTCGGCAAGGCGGAAACCCTTGTCGGTGAGTCCCGCCGGCGTTTTACGACGGTTTGCCCGGTTGAACGCATCTACATGAAAAACAGATTCTCGATCTATTGA
- a CDS encoding tetratricopeptide repeat protein: MVPSLFSDDENDKEALGNRIVDYCPDGAAGIFVQAMRDEKENRLDAAIKNYREALRLDPSFSQAHGSLGLALVRKGSYDEAVVELTKALSEDPAPRYHRGLAKIFTDRKLYSLAIYHYSEAAKGEENNPGIHADLAEVYMAMKRPAEAEEEYRKALQLNPATEQARLGLASLYAGSGKLDKAIEELKQAQLANPHNQQIHLLLAETYEKKGDRQAADYEYLLAGKQRGILPEEHLRRGDELSKAKNYPKAVEEYRAALAEKHDWPEALLKLADAQMAAGQDDDAINSYKELIRVKDGNGDIHYDLGVLYERKGMIDEAVVEYKQALHFSPENGDARRRLADIFTLRGSFAQAIEQYRELLRRAGSNPLLHLKLARIYASAKNPKEAIASYQDTLKLDPDNLEAHRELAAIYRKSNQMDEAEKQYREVLRLKNNDAEARNVLTALYVKGKRYDDLIALLKDGVAQAPNDPASHYKLGLIYEFNKDYDNAEGEYKKAIELKNDYAKAFNALGRVYLKTGKISEAKEALEAAKKADPGLEETAVLLSNIKEELSPEPARHKKSHKGKKGKKGKSSKKSSHAKKSTAKKSAAKKTKKR; this comes from the coding sequence ATGGTGCCATCGCTGTTCTCGGATGATGAAAACGACAAAGAGGCTCTCGGCAACCGCATCGTCGATTACTGTCCGGATGGAGCCGCGGGCATTTTTGTTCAAGCGATGCGCGATGAAAAGGAAAACCGCCTCGATGCGGCGATCAAGAATTATCGGGAAGCTCTCCGGCTCGACCCGTCTTTTTCCCAGGCCCACGGCAGCCTCGGCCTTGCGCTGGTACGCAAAGGTTCCTATGACGAAGCGGTCGTCGAACTGACCAAGGCCCTGTCCGAAGATCCCGCTCCCCGTTATCACCGTGGCTTGGCAAAGATCTTCACCGACCGCAAACTTTATTCCCTGGCGATCTATCACTATTCTGAGGCGGCCAAGGGAGAGGAGAACAATCCCGGCATCCATGCCGACCTTGCCGAGGTGTACATGGCGATGAAGCGCCCGGCAGAGGCGGAAGAGGAATACCGGAAGGCCCTCCAGCTAAATCCCGCCACCGAGCAAGCCCGGCTGGGATTGGCCTCTCTCTACGCCGGCAGCGGCAAACTGGACAAGGCCATTGAGGAACTCAAGCAGGCCCAGCTTGCCAATCCGCACAACCAACAGATTCATCTCCTGCTGGCGGAAACCTACGAAAAAAAGGGTGACCGCCAGGCGGCCGATTATGAATACCTTCTTGCCGGCAAACAGCGGGGCATCCTGCCTGAAGAGCATCTGCGCCGTGGTGACGAGCTGTCCAAGGCAAAAAATTACCCGAAGGCGGTTGAGGAGTACCGGGCCGCCCTGGCGGAGAAGCATGACTGGCCCGAAGCACTGCTCAAACTGGCTGACGCCCAGATGGCAGCGGGCCAGGATGACGATGCCATCAACTCTTACAAAGAGTTGATCAGGGTCAAGGACGGCAACGGGGATATTCACTATGACCTCGGCGTCCTCTACGAGCGCAAGGGGATGATCGACGAAGCGGTCGTCGAGTACAAGCAGGCTCTGCACTTCTCTCCGGAAAACGGTGACGCACGGCGGCGGCTGGCAGACATCTTCACCCTTCGCGGCAGTTTTGCCCAAGCCATCGAACAGTATCGGGAACTCCTCCGCCGGGCCGGCAGCAACCCCCTTCTGCATCTGAAACTGGCGAGGATTTACGCCAGCGCCAAAAACCCCAAAGAAGCGATCGCCTCCTACCAGGACACCTTGAAACTTGACCCGGACAATCTGGAAGCCCACCGGGAACTGGCGGCCATCTACCGCAAATCGAACCAGATGGACGAGGCGGAAAAACAGTATCGGGAAGTTCTGCGTCTCAAGAACAACGACGCCGAAGCGCGAAATGTTCTGACGGCGCTCTACGTCAAAGGAAAACGGTACGACGACTTGATTGCCCTGCTTAAGGACGGCGTCGCCCAGGCACCGAACGACCCGGCTAGCCACTACAAGCTCGGGCTGATCTATGAATTCAACAAGGATTACGATAATGCCGAAGGCGAATACAAGAAGGCGATCGAGCTGAAGAACGATTACGCCAAAGCATTTAATGCCCTGGGAAGGGTCTATCTGAAGACCGGCAAGATCAGCGAGGCGAAGGAAGCGCTCGAAGCGGCAAAGAAGGCTGATCCCGGGCTGGAAGAGACCGCCGTGCTGCTGAGCAACATCAAAGAGGAACTCTCTCCCGAACCGGCGAGGCACAAGAAAAGCCACAAAGGGAAAAAAGGGAAAAAGGGGAAGAGCAGCAAAAAATCGTCACACGCCAAGAAAAGCACGGCAAAGAAGTCGGCCGCCAAAAAGACCAAGAAGCGGTAG
- a CDS encoding chemotaxis protein CheA, protein MDMSQYRDLFVAEAREHLARMGDNVLALEKDPAHAELIDSLFRNAHSIKGMAASMDYPGIADLAHKMEELIDRVRKGTSVFDGEAADLLFAGIDHLGRLVGDVAEGRSGSGDYGELGSRLLAHGIVSTGGSERRLPAGGETASPAHQPPPRTEAGEPAPEVEDGQRTVRVKADLLDRLISITGELITSKNRLVDLGMELASEKLSEATGALARQVRELHNEVMAVRMLPFATICERLPRMVRDLSRKYDKQVSLVIEGKENCLDRGILEVLADPLVHILRNAVDHGIELPAERVAAGKSGEGRIVLSVRREQDHIVVAVEDDGRGMDSGALVAVALAKGLISEEAGAALSPQEALMLTCLPGFSTAAAVTEISGRGVGMDAVQAAIRQIGGVVSIHSAKGEGSRIQLKLPLTVAIIQVLLLACSTMTLAVPVTAVQRTVELDRRALTCEGDRLFADIGGETVPLVGLDRLLGLSPGADAGEVVSLLLIDRGEDMVGVMAERVLGQAEVFVKPLGRPLAKLKGLAGGAILGDGRVIFILDLPNLLEPLRWQRFVAGSGAGDEKGGIR, encoded by the coding sequence ATGGACATGTCCCAGTATCGGGATCTGTTTGTCGCTGAAGCCCGGGAACATCTTGCCCGGATGGGTGATAACGTTCTGGCGCTGGAAAAAGACCCTGCTCATGCCGAGTTGATCGACTCGCTCTTCCGCAATGCCCACTCCATCAAGGGGATGGCGGCATCGATGGATTACCCGGGTATTGCCGACCTTGCCCACAAGATGGAAGAGCTGATCGACCGGGTCCGCAAGGGGACGTCGGTCTTTGACGGAGAAGCGGCTGACCTGCTGTTTGCCGGCATTGATCACTTAGGTCGACTGGTTGGCGATGTCGCGGAAGGCCGGAGCGGTTCCGGCGATTACGGAGAGCTTGGCTCCCGATTGCTCGCACATGGCATCGTTTCAACGGGGGGGAGCGAGCGTCGTCTGCCGGCTGGTGGCGAGACCGCCAGCCCTGCCCATCAGCCGCCCCCCAGGACTGAAGCCGGAGAACCAGCCCCGGAGGTCGAGGACGGTCAGCGGACCGTCCGGGTCAAAGCTGATCTTCTTGACCGGTTGATCAGTATCACCGGCGAATTGATTACCAGCAAAAACCGCCTGGTCGATCTGGGGATGGAACTCGCTTCGGAAAAACTGAGCGAAGCGACCGGTGCTCTGGCCCGTCAGGTCCGGGAGTTGCACAATGAAGTGATGGCGGTGCGGATGCTTCCATTTGCCACTATTTGTGAACGACTTCCCCGGATGGTGCGCGACTTGTCACGGAAATACGACAAACAGGTGTCGTTGGTGATCGAAGGGAAAGAGAATTGCCTTGATCGAGGCATTCTTGAAGTCCTTGCCGACCCACTGGTGCATATTCTCCGCAACGCAGTCGACCATGGGATTGAATTGCCGGCCGAGCGCGTCGCTGCCGGCAAGTCTGGCGAAGGACGGATCGTTCTTTCGGTGCGCCGGGAACAGGACCATATCGTGGTTGCCGTCGAGGATGATGGTCGGGGGATGGACTCCGGGGCATTGGTTGCGGTGGCGCTGGCGAAAGGGCTGATCAGTGAAGAGGCCGGGGCGGCGTTGTCGCCGCAGGAAGCTTTGATGCTTACCTGTCTCCCTGGCTTTTCCACTGCGGCAGCAGTGACTGAAATTTCCGGGCGCGGCGTCGGTATGGATGCCGTCCAAGCCGCCATTCGACAAATTGGTGGAGTGGTCTCCATCCACTCGGCTAAGGGGGAGGGGAGCCGGATCCAGCTCAAGCTCCCCCTGACGGTTGCCATTATTCAGGTGCTGCTGCTGGCTTGCTCAACCATGACGTTAGCTGTGCCGGTCACGGCTGTACAGCGGACCGTCGAGCTTGATCGCCGCGCTCTTACCTGCGAAGGCGACCGGCTGTTTGCTGATATCGGTGGGGAGACTGTTCCACTGGTTGGTCTTGATCGGTTGCTGGGGCTGTCGCCAGGGGCTGATGCCGGAGAGGTGGTTTCTCTGCTCCTGATCGACCGGGGCGAGGATATGGTGGGAGTGATGGCCGAGCGGGTCCTCGGCCAGGCGGAGGTCTTCGTCAAACCACTCGGCAGGCCTTTAGCCAAGCTGAAAGGGCTGGCCGGCGGGGCGATCCTCGGGGACGGGCGTGTGATCTTCATTCTCGATTTGCCCAATTTGCTCGAGCCGTTGCGGTGGCAACGTTTTGTCGCAGGATCAGGTGCTGGAGATGAAAAGGGGGGAATTAGATGA
- a CDS encoding response regulator yields MAKTVMIVDDALFMRNMLRGILEEEGFDVVAEAADGADAVLKYRDLRPEIVTLDIIMPVKNGIEALREIMAINPQARVIICSAVGQESLVQKAQGVGARDFILKPFNPDRVKEVMRRVAGE; encoded by the coding sequence ATGGCCAAGACAGTTATGATCGTGGATGACGCGCTGTTCATGAGGAACATGCTGCGAGGAATCCTGGAAGAGGAGGGGTTCGACGTTGTCGCCGAAGCTGCCGATGGGGCAGATGCGGTCCTCAAGTATCGCGATTTGCGGCCCGAAATCGTAACCCTCGATATTATCATGCCGGTCAAGAATGGCATTGAGGCGCTGCGCGAGATCATGGCGATCAACCCCCAGGCCCGGGTCATTATCTGCAGTGCAGTCGGCCAGGAATCCCTTGTTCAGAAGGCCCAGGGGGTCGGCGCGCGTGATTTTATCCTGAAGCCGTTCAATCCCGATCGCGTTAAAGAGGTCATGCGGCGGGTCGCCGGAGAATAA
- a CDS encoding methyl-accepting chemotaxis protein, with protein sequence MRIPIGYKFILGFVVVVAVVAFVPTAIARLGYPPEITLILTYVVAMTAGLILGWFFSRGFTRNIAQLTDSAEAISRGDLTRNVPLSASRFPDETADLADSINLMVDSLRELVGHIRGTAERVTVSAKTLSGSAIEINTSSEEVAHAIEQIARGAGSQAEMVERSSRIIHEMAISVELVAKRARESAKAAHETSRTARKGQELADDSLERMKVFFNKVEEIGQQFTSFNARLQQVGKIADFIGEIARQTNLLALNASIEAARAGEFGKGFAVVAEEVRKLADGTGKSAAHIIELIIAVREESQRVRQIIEESSREIGEGKRNVDITAASFREILTTAVETERRAGSIADLSQIQTEGAAKMVTAVDEIARVAEDNAAASEEVSAATEEQTTAMQEMTLAAGELAQLADALMQVVERFHLPMPEGRKI encoded by the coding sequence ATGCGTATCCCTATCGGTTACAAGTTCATCCTCGGCTTTGTGGTAGTCGTTGCGGTGGTCGCCTTCGTTCCGACCGCAATTGCCCGTCTCGGCTATCCGCCGGAAATAACCCTCATTCTGACATACGTGGTGGCGATGACGGCCGGACTTATCCTGGGATGGTTCTTTTCCCGGGGATTCACCCGGAATATCGCTCAACTGACCGACTCTGCCGAAGCAATCAGCCGGGGCGACCTGACCCGGAACGTGCCGTTATCGGCCAGCCGTTTTCCCGATGAAACGGCTGATCTTGCGGATTCCATCAACCTCATGGTCGACAGCCTGCGGGAGTTGGTGGGGCACATCAGGGGAACTGCGGAGCGGGTAACGGTATCGGCCAAGACGCTGTCCGGATCTGCCATCGAAATCAATACCTCTTCGGAAGAGGTGGCTCATGCCATCGAACAGATTGCCCGGGGGGCCGGCTCCCAGGCCGAGATGGTCGAGAGGAGTTCCCGGATCATCCACGAGATGGCGATTTCCGTCGAACTGGTTGCCAAGCGGGCTCGGGAGTCGGCGAAAGCGGCCCATGAAACGAGCCGGACCGCTCGCAAGGGGCAGGAGCTGGCGGACGATTCGCTGGAACGGATGAAGGTTTTTTTCAATAAGGTCGAAGAGATCGGGCAGCAGTTCACGTCGTTCAATGCCCGGCTTCAGCAGGTGGGTAAAATTGCTGATTTTATTGGTGAAATTGCCCGGCAGACCAACCTGCTGGCACTCAATGCCTCGATCGAAGCCGCTCGGGCCGGCGAGTTCGGCAAAGGGTTCGCGGTCGTGGCCGAGGAGGTCCGCAAGCTGGCCGACGGCACCGGCAAGTCGGCAGCCCATATCATCGAGCTGATCATCGCTGTTCGCGAGGAGAGTCAGCGTGTCCGGCAGATTATCGAGGAGAGTTCGCGGGAGATTGGTGAGGGGAAGCGGAATGTCGATATCACGGCGGCCTCGTTCCGGGAAATTCTCACCACCGCAGTAGAGACGGAGCGCCGAGCCGGAAGCATTGCCGATCTTTCCCAAATCCAGACCGAGGGAGCGGCGAAGATGGTTACGGCGGTCGACGAAATTGCTCGGGTGGCCGAAGATAACGCCGCGGCCAGCGAAGAAGTCTCCGCGGCAACCGAGGAACAGACTACCGCGATGCAGGAGATGACGCTTGCCGCCGGTGAACTGGCCCAGCTTGCCGATGCTCTGATGCAGGTCGTCGAGCGATTCCATCTTCCCATGCCGGAAGGACGGAAAATATGA
- the thiL gene encoding thiamine-phosphate kinase — MKLGEIGEFGFIGRIAARIAEGKGVRVGIGDDAAVTEVQPGYVLLTTSDMLIEQVHFDLAFTDPYRLGKKSLAVNLSDIAAMGGEPRHFLLSLAIPVDLPLEFLDRFIEGVLAMADQYGVILIGGDTCRSSAGLVVSITLHGEQLPDRVVCRAGARPGDAVFVTGTVGDSALGLAQLRQGETAGPAVDRHLDPVPRVRAGIALAEAGFATAMIDISDGLLADLGHIAERSGVGARVDAEQLPISPFFRAAASRLSTDHLALALAGGEDYELLFTAPAPLEERIIDLMAALGVMCRRIGTITAAGSGIVVTGEGGRTLAVPRAGFNHFSGT; from the coding sequence TTGAAGCTGGGTGAAATCGGCGAATTCGGCTTTATCGGCAGGATTGCCGCCAGGATTGCCGAGGGGAAAGGGGTACGGGTCGGGATCGGTGACGATGCCGCCGTTACCGAGGTCCAACCGGGATATGTGCTGCTGACGACATCGGACATGCTTATCGAGCAAGTCCATTTCGATCTTGCCTTTACAGATCCCTACCGGCTCGGCAAAAAATCGCTGGCGGTCAACCTTTCCGATATCGCGGCCATGGGCGGGGAGCCCCGGCATTTTCTCCTGTCGCTGGCCATTCCCGTCGACCTGCCTCTCGAATTCCTCGACCGGTTCATCGAAGGGGTGCTGGCGATGGCGGACCAGTACGGCGTCATTCTGATCGGTGGAGATACCTGCAGGTCGTCGGCGGGGCTGGTTGTTTCAATCACGCTCCATGGCGAGCAGCTGCCGGACCGGGTCGTCTGCCGTGCCGGTGCCCGGCCGGGAGATGCGGTCTTCGTAACCGGAACGGTCGGTGACTCGGCGTTGGGGTTGGCGCAACTCCGACAGGGGGAAACCGCGGGGCCGGCTGTCGATCGGCATCTCGATCCCGTGCCGCGGGTCCGTGCCGGTATTGCCCTGGCGGAAGCCGGTTTCGCAACCGCCATGATCGATATCAGTGACGGGCTGCTGGCCGATCTGGGCCATATTGCCGAGCGCTCGGGGGTCGGTGCCCGGGTGGATGCGGAACAACTACCCATTTCCCCTTTCTTTCGCGCTGCCGCGTCCCGCCTTTCAACGGATCATCTCGCATTGGCCCTTGCCGGCGGCGAGGATTACGAGTTGCTGTTCACTGCTCCCGCTCCCCTCGAAGAACGAATTATCGACCTGATGGCGGCACTCGGCGTGATGTGCCGAAGGATCGGTACCATTACGGCCGCCGGCAGCGGCATCGTGGTGACCGGGGAAGGAGGGAGAACGCTGGCCGTTCCCCGGGCCGGTTTCAATCATTTCAGCGGGACCTGA